The Chaetodon auriga isolate fChaAug3 chromosome 4, fChaAug3.hap1, whole genome shotgun sequence region tttgaaaacttACAATCATGTGCGatgtaaacagtgaaataataaCTTTGACACCTTTCACCTTGCCTTTGTTGCACTACATTCAAACAGCCTTTCCTTTTTAAGTTGGCCCACTGCTAATTTCATGCAGCACCCTGCAGTTAGTGTATGAGGGCATCCCAGTGCTTGAGCCGTGCATGTCTGCCTTTGTAAACTTacagtgacaaaaaaataaatgaactcTACAACACCATTAGTCAACCCCAAGGTACCATTAATTCCACTCCTTCACATTTTCCCATAACTTCACATATCAGGACGAATCAACATTCCCTTCACATTTTTTGCTGTCAATCCTAAAGagcacacattttttaaaaacatttttgacatatatatatatatatatatatggttaCAGAGGTTTCTCAATAAATGCAATATTGCATTTATTGAGAAACCTCTGTAACCATTGCAAACTGGTAATCCGAATCCTAACAGGGTCGCCCAGGCTTTTTCAGGTCAGTCCAGTATTTCACCAGCTCTTCTGAAGACCCAAGAATGTAGGTGATGACCTTGGAGAATTCACAGCGATTGTATTTTGTGTTATAGGCCTTGAACTGAGAGGGACTTGGCGGTGATGTGGGTGCAAGCCCTAGCTTTTCCATGCACGTTCCAATGTAAGCATCCTCAATGTTAAAcggtttgattgattttgagACCTCCACAAATTTACCTGGAAGATCACTGGAGAAGATATATCCCATGCCCAGAGTGTAGGTCGGGTATGTGTTTTTTGGGTACATCTCCACAGGGACGTACCATTTGGAGTCCTTTGAACGCACCACTGGCCTGTTCCACATAAGCATCCCCGTCAAGTATTTCTGCTTGGGGATGCCTGGCATCTGTAGCATAATCACTAAGTTGTCAATGTTCAGGAACATGTCCGAGTCAATCTTCATGCCGTAGGCTGCTGTTGGACAGCGTGTGGCCAGCCAATCCATGATCACCATGGTTTTGATGGTCAGATTGAGGTACGTGTCCATGAAGTCACTCTGAATCAGGTCATGGTGCTGCAGATTCTCCTGTTTGAGCTTCTCCTGCACCTGACCAGcatcagctcctccagagtAGCCCAGCATGAACAGAGTGAGGACCACCTCACCCTGAATCTGGCTGTCTTTGCCCCATGTCTGCCGGATGGCGTCCCGGGCTGTTACATCATGTGGTGCCACTGGAACCATCAGGACCAGGAAAGGTTTCTTGGTCTTGCACACCTCTGCGTTATCCATAATAAAGTGGTAGTTGCGTGCGTAGGCTTGGTGGTACTGAATGCCAGCAGGTGGGACAGTAGGTGGGACAGTAGCTGGTACGGTGGGTCGCACAGTGGGTGGCACAGTAGGTGGCACAGTAGGGCTTTCTGTGGTTTGAaggatttcatttgttttatctctgtgtgcTGGATAGACCCAATAAAGAGGTGTTAGATTATCGTGATTGGGCTGATTGAAAAACCTCTGGTACTGCTCTTCAAGTGGAAAGCTCTCCCACCATCgcagagagctgctggacaGAGTGTAACACAAGATGAAGACCACTACACAAAGCAGGAGCAGGACCTTGAACAAGAGGTGAAACAAAGGCTTCTTCCGACGACACGAGGCTGCGATGAGTTGtctaaaaatgacacaaaaagggaaagttaGAAGTGGTGAAAACGTATTGAgggatgtaaacaaacagtataATGTTGGAATGGACTCTGTGAGGTAGATGTAGGCtacaatttgtttttattctataTTTCTATACATTTTGGCAAAATGGCACTTTAAGAGTATGCTGAATTAGCaattagcagttcctgtttgcacaGCACCCACAGATGTGCAAACATCACTCTCACTGGATTACACCTTGAGTGAAGAAATCTTAAAAGCTTGATGATTAGAGTCGGCTGCATGATGATTAGGCTACAAGTATAATAATTTGCCATTTCTCTGGGTCCTGACATTACAGTaaatttaatattttgggtTTGAAACTGTTGGTAAGACTAAACAGGACACTGAAGGTGTTTCCTGAACCCTGGGAGACTGTGATGAACatattttgcagttttctggtgttttattaccaaaatgattaattaagaaaatattttaatgattaatcaataatgaaaatagctACTAGTCACAGTGCTAAACATAAACTTTAATTATCACACACGGAGAAAGAATAAGAATATAAGTAGAACCAGGTGTATTGTGATGGTTTCTCCTACTTCACAGCTGTAATGTTTCGTATTTTTAATCACAGACACTACATAAAGCACTTGAAGAAGGCAGACGCAGCATGATAACAGCAGGTAAggattacagcagcagcaggtcctaACGCGGCCCACAAACAGACACTAAAACCTCGCCACAAATCGTGCTCGGTCATCTGCTgccaacacacacctgcagcaaaACGTCACTAAGTGAGAGAGCAGCCAGCGGCCCCAAGGCTTACTGATGTGAGGCAGTGATTCCCTGCACCTCGGCGGAGAAGAACCCCAAGAGTCGCCGTGATCCCAGCATGGACAGAAGGACGCCGACCTCCGCCTCGAGTGCGCGTCTGAGGGGGACAGTTGACAGGACGAAGCGCCCGCGGGTGAGTGCCGTGACACGAGCAGGGCCAGCAGCGGGCTCCGCGGGGCGCACAGCGCGCTCTGCGCAAACTTCCTGAAGCGCCATGAGGGTGCCTGaacttcagtgtgtttacagaggtttctgcaggattttttttgCAGGGGTTCAGGGGTGGCACTGTCGGAAAAATGGAAAGCGCTAATTGGCTTAAATAGACCGCCACATGAGGCAGGGTGCGTTGGATATACGTTACAAGGACTGGAGTATGACACCTGTGACCAGAGCGGCGGGTGGTTGGGGTCGGAGAATGGCATTAGAGGGACATGTCattaaactgaaattaaattaatctaatttatttattgatatatttttttttatttaatcatttatttttaattcatagtactcattcattcagcccTTTTTatgcctgtctttgtttttctttgtaccTGACAGTCATTAAGATACAACAATACACCAGATGCATATTTAGAACATGTTATTTTTCCAATATTTATTCACAGCATTTCCTGAACTGGTGAGTTCCCATGGCTGTATTACAGTGAGCAACTGCTCAAGGGCCCCAGAACCACAGGGGCCCCAAAATTCCTTAATTCACCGCATGTCATTTGGTTTTTGGTAATTTTCTTAATTGCATATTTGATGGGGAGTTTCCGTGACTAAAAGGTGGGTTGAGTCATTCTAGAGAAACATTATTCATGTTGTCATCTCTCCTTCACAATGTGACTGCACGTTACCAAAGCGCTCAGTCTGAGCCAGTATCACAcaggaaaagaggagacagTGACGGGACTCGCCCCACCTTCAAGAACAGTTAAGGGACATCTTGTATTGTAAGCCAATCTTCTTGCCGAGGGGCAATATATAAAAATGTAGTTTATTTTCTTGTGTATAGTGTGCTCATGGGGTGCACATTCCTAAATCAAATTACAAAAACGTATATCAACATGCAGAAAACTTGGGTCCACTTATtccaacacaaaaaaaagtatCGATAGATTTCTTGCAGAATATAATACTGACGCCATACTCCACTTCATGCTCTCTAGTGAGAACTTGGAGGCCACATGGCACATACACAATGAACAAGCTGGGGGTTGTGGGGTCAGTGTCAAACCAGTACATGATGCTGTATATACATGTGTCACAGATACACATTTAAGAAATTATGCATACAGTTCAATCCCAGTCTAAAGGCTGTCCAAAATGTCTTGGTGGCATTTTAATAATAGTAGCAATGACAAAGAGACTCGTACAGTGTGACTCTAGCTACAGGAAAGGGAAAATAACAAAGCTGGGAGAATCAGGAAGCTTGAGAGGGTGTTTCATGAAAGGTAAAATGATCGAGAGAAAGTCATGTTAGGTCAAACAGCTGATAAAACGCGTGACGGGTTGTGTGTGCACTCGCTGGAGAAGCGGGACTTGAACGGACTTGAGTGGAATACCTTGTCACAGGCGGATATAGAGCGTGGGGGTGTCAGATAATGTTTGTGGCTACAGAAGAATGAAGAATATTTGCTAGAGTGTGGCGTGAAGATCGGACATCACTTATCAGTCATATTTTCTTCTGTATTCGTCTCCAAAGTGAAATGATCC contains the following coding sequences:
- the LOC143320166 gene encoding beta-1,3-galactosyltransferase 5-like, with protein sequence MGVQETNSGVKRLKRQLIAASCRRKKPLFHLLFKVLLLLCVVVFILCYTLSSSSLRWWESFPLEEQYQRFFNQPNHDNLTPLYWVYPAHRDKTNEILQTTESPTVPPTVPPTVRPTVPATVPPTVPPAGIQYHQAYARNYHFIMDNAEVCKTKKPFLVLMVPVAPHDVTARDAIRQTWGKDSQIQGEVVLTLFMLGYSGGADAGQVQEKLKQENLQHHDLIQSDFMDTYLNLTIKTMVIMDWLATRCPTAAYGMKIDSDMFLNIDNLVIMLQMPGIPKQKYLTGMLMWNRPVVRSKDSKWYVPVEMYPKNTYPTYTLGMGYIFSSDLPGKFVEVSKSIKPFNIEDAYIGTCMEKLGLAPTSPPSPSQFKAYNTKYNRCEFSKVITYILGSSEELVKYWTDLKKPGRPC